In Pelodiscus sinensis isolate JC-2024 unplaced genomic scaffold, ASM4963464v1 ctg115, whole genome shotgun sequence, one DNA window encodes the following:
- the RXRB gene encoding LOW QUALITY PROTEIN: retinoic acid receptor RXR-beta (The sequence of the model RefSeq protein was modified relative to this genomic sequence to represent the inferred CDS: inserted 1 base in 1 codon), whose amino-acid sequence MISSAMTSSINSPVSSLGXPFPVISSSLGSPGLPATPSVGYGPVSSPQINSTVNLSGMHSVSSSEDVKPPLGVRSLPCHPHGGMMPGKRLCAICGDRSSGKHYGVYSCEGCKGFFKRTIRKDLTYTCRDNKDCIVDKRQRNRCQYCRYQKCLATGMKREAVQEERQRGKEKDGEGDFVGAANEEMPVEKILEAELAVEQKSDQSVDGSGTGGSSPNDPVTNICQAADKQLFTLVEWAKRIPHFSELPLDDQVILLRAGWNELLIASFSHRSISVKDGILLATGLHVHRNSAHSAGVGAIFDRVLTELVSKMRDMRMDKTELGCLRAIILFNPDAKGLSNPGEVELLREKVYASLESYCKQKYPEQQGRFAKLLLRLPALRSIGLKCLEHLFFFKLIGDTPIDTFLMEMLEAPHQLA is encoded by the exons ATGATCAGCTCAGCCATGACCTCCTCCATCAACTCGCCTGTCAGCAGCTTGG TCCCTTTCCCTGTCATCAGCTCTTCCCTGGGCTCCCCTGGACTCCCCGCCACGCCCTCCGTCGGCTACGGCCCTGTAAGCAGCCCCCAG attAACTCCACTGTGAACCTGTCTGGCATGCACTCCGTCAGCAGCTCGGAAGACGTCAAGCCCCCACTGGGCGTGCGGAGCCTCCCGTGTCACCCGCACGGTGGCATGATGCCGGGGAAGCGCCTCTGCGCCATCTGTGGGGACAGATCGTCAG GAAAGCACTATGGGGTGTACAGCTGCGAGGGCTGCAAGGGTTTCTTCAAGCGCACGATCCGCAAGGACCTGACCTACACGTGCCGGGACAACAAAGACTGCATCGTGGACAAGCGCCAGCGCAACCGCTGCCAGTACTGCCGCTACCAGAAGTGCCTGGCCACCggcatgaagagggaag cggtGCAGGAGgagcggcagcgggggaaggagaaggacGGCGAGGGGGATTTTGTGGGCGCCGCAAACGAAGAGATGCCGGTGGAGAAGAtcctggaagcagagctggctgtggAGCAGAAATCGGACCAAAGCGTGGATGGCTCTGGCACGGGGGGCAGCTcg ccaaacGACCCAGTGACCAACATCTGCCAGGCGGCCGACAAGCAGCTCTTCACGCTGGTGGAGTGGGCCAAGCGCATCCCTCACTTCTCCGAGCTGCCCCTGGATGACCAAGTCATCCTGCTGCGGGCAG GCTGGAACGAGCTGCTTATCGCCTCCTTCTCGCACCGCTCCATCTCTGTGAAGGACGGGATCCTGCTGGCCACAGGGCTGCATGTGCATCGGAACAGCGCCCACAGTGCCGGCGTGGGGGCCATCTTCGACAG ggtgcTGACCGAGCTGGTCTCCAAGATGCGGGACATGCGGATGGACAAGACAGAGCTGGGCTGTCTACGGGCCATCATCCTCTTCAACCCGG ATGCCAAGGGGCTGTCGAACCCGGGGGAGGTGGAGCTGCTGCGGGAAAAGGTCTACGCCTCCCTGGAGTCCTACTGCAAGCAGAAGTACCCCGAGCAGCAGGGCAG gTTTGCCAAGCTGCTGCTGCGCCTGCCGGCCCTGCGCTCCATCGGGCTGAAGTGCTTGGAGCATCTGTTCTTCTTCAAGCTGATCGGCGACACCCCCATCGACACCTTCCTCATGGAGATGCTGGAGGCCCCGCACCagctggcctga